Proteins encoded within one genomic window of Phototrophicus methaneseepsis:
- the corA gene encoding magnesium/cobalt transporter CorA — protein MGTQTLTYGSVTWIDIIHPTPADVENLQERFPYIHPLNLEDVRSPMERPKIDVDDNYLFVVMHFPLFDKRLSLSRPREVDLIIGRGYVVTVHDGVLKPLTTLYELCEDDELQRQRLLGRGANHAFYTIIDQLVDYVLPILRKVDGNIRDIEEDIFTRDTREVIREISLVRRDVIALRRIIRQQVPIVEQLEQVEHPIIHEDLEEYFGDIADHLYKARDIVDENYEIITSLADTVDTLASHRINEVMRILTVISVIMLPLTLISSIYGMNVPLPGQPEFRQDPNSFWLIAVFMVLISLVMLWYFRKRNWL, from the coding sequence ATGGGGACACAAACGCTAACATACGGTTCAGTCACCTGGATCGACATCATCCATCCAACTCCAGCAGACGTCGAAAATTTGCAGGAGCGCTTTCCGTATATCCATCCTCTGAACCTGGAGGATGTCCGCAGCCCAATGGAGCGCCCTAAAATCGATGTTGATGACAATTACCTATTTGTCGTCATGCATTTCCCGCTGTTTGATAAACGCTTATCGTTATCTCGCCCGCGCGAAGTTGATCTAATCATTGGACGTGGGTATGTGGTGACTGTGCACGATGGCGTCCTCAAACCTTTGACGACGCTCTATGAATTGTGCGAAGACGATGAGTTGCAGCGTCAGCGGTTACTGGGACGTGGGGCCAACCATGCTTTCTATACCATTATCGACCAATTGGTAGATTATGTGCTGCCAATCCTGCGCAAGGTCGATGGGAATATCCGTGATATAGAGGAAGACATCTTTACAAGGGATACGCGCGAGGTTATTCGTGAGATTTCCCTTGTGCGGCGAGATGTGATTGCATTGCGTCGGATTATCCGCCAGCAGGTGCCCATTGTAGAGCAGTTGGAACAGGTTGAGCATCCGATTATTCATGAAGACCTGGAAGAATACTTCGGCGATATTGCTGACCACCTTTATAAAGCGCGTGATATTGTCGATGAAAATTATGAAATTATCACCAGCCTGGCAGATACGGTTGATACGCTGGCGAGCCATCGTATCAATGAGGTGATGCGTATCCTGACGGTGATTAGCGTTATCATGCTGCCTCTGACGTTGATCTCAAGCATTTATGGGATGAACGTTCCTCTGCCGGGTCAGCCAGAATTCAGACAGGACCCAAATTCTTTCTGGCTTATTGCCGTTTTCATGGTCCTTATTTCGTTAGTGATGCTCTGGTATTTCAGGAAGCGAAACTGGTTATGA
- a CDS encoding ubiquinol-cytochrome c reductase iron-sulfur subunit, whose amino-acid sequence MATTTKPVQRASVARPSANANQASVDAAAPTRREFMYYIWGASIALLLGQAGAGFVWFTFPRFREGEFGGIFPYNPADLPSTGAAPEWVAAGRFHISNTQDGLLALYGVCTHLGCLPKWTPSNVRFECPCHGSKFTAYGNYIEGPAPRGLDRFKTTIVFLDGTTAETDTDGGPIPIPADKSIAEIRVDTGAKITGPSH is encoded by the coding sequence ATGGCAACAACCACAAAACCTGTTCAGCGGGCAAGTGTTGCACGACCATCTGCAAATGCAAACCAAGCATCTGTGGATGCTGCAGCACCGACTCGCCGTGAATTTATGTATTACATATGGGGCGCCTCAATCGCGCTTTTGCTCGGTCAGGCAGGGGCTGGGTTCGTGTGGTTTACCTTCCCCCGCTTCCGGGAAGGCGAATTTGGTGGTATTTTCCCCTATAATCCGGCAGATCTGCCGTCAACTGGGGCAGCACCAGAGTGGGTTGCGGCTGGGCGTTTCCACATCAGCAACACACAGGATGGGCTGCTAGCCCTATATGGTGTTTGTACACATCTCGGTTGCCTGCCTAAATGGACCCCGTCGAATGTCCGCTTCGAGTGCCCATGCCATGGTTCGAAGTTCACAGCCTATGGTAACTATATCGAAGGCCCTGCACCACGTGGCCTAGATCGGTTCAAGACCACAATCGTCTTCTTGGACGGTACCACAGCAGAAACTGATACCGATGGTGGGCCGATCCCGATCCCCGCAGATAAATCCATTGCGGAAATTCGTGTCGATACGGGCGCGAAGATTACTGGGCCATCGCATTAA
- a CDS encoding cytochrome b encodes MRKAMAEGINETVERITVGMNIQDIREALRGEPPSRRPNPRLQPHADGFWLHMRPGYYHRDVTGVYPTFRLGWLSTYFVVFETITGVLLMGWYTPSPQIAYGNMLSILNNVPLGQFMRDMHRLGAEAMVIIVALHMMRTWITGSYKKPRQFTWFTGLILLVLTGLLSFTGYLLPWDQLSLWAVTIGASMTEATPVIGEQVNLIFRGAPELGANGLLRFYLVHVLLLPLILYIFVGVHYYKVIIHGHSLPPQLENIGEDTAKRVPLDKRVYYIPDILTNEITWIAVTTLIMTILCIWFYHAPLENHANPQVTPLGTTAPWYFLWIQGALKLGDKFFWGLVFPTAMLGLLAAIPYLDVGPSRRYAHRRWMLSAAMGLISFATILSYMGLPEFAVATAAETEILHDLTKEPAHNAVGAARTIPFDQAVVGMYTTEQFEAVEGQSERDAVAQFEADLRETYNLYTTGQIEALGEGTDPAELTIRETSVYGAMETALSEGHLASGSIPARFSLVPSDAPELAAVLHELKEEIENRSRELPNAWGAIIITPAQGNLRRIDLVISWDTVVVDAGEPEVDENGNPVYVYQTDPVTDETLLDENGEPIIERSVATEHIYLHEDSAYFD; translated from the coding sequence TTGCGTAAAGCCATGGCTGAAGGCATCAACGAAACCGTTGAGCGCATCACCGTTGGTATGAATATCCAGGATATCCGCGAGGCGCTACGTGGCGAACCACCTAGCCGTCGCCCTAATCCGCGTTTGCAGCCGCACGCAGATGGTTTCTGGTTACATATGCGCCCTGGTTACTACCACCGGGACGTAACGGGCGTCTACCCGACGTTCCGTTTGGGCTGGCTCTCCACGTATTTCGTCGTGTTCGAGACGATTACGGGTGTGCTGCTCATGGGTTGGTATACGCCTTCCCCACAAATTGCCTATGGCAACATGTTGAGCATTCTCAACAACGTGCCGCTCGGCCAATTTATGCGTGATATGCACCGCCTTGGTGCCGAAGCGATGGTGATTATCGTCGCCTTGCATATGATGCGAACGTGGATCACAGGTAGTTATAAGAAGCCACGACAATTTACGTGGTTTACTGGCCTGATCCTACTGGTGCTGACAGGTCTGCTCAGCTTCACAGGCTATCTGCTCCCTTGGGACCAGTTGTCGTTGTGGGCTGTGACGATCGGTGCATCCATGACTGAAGCAACGCCCGTCATCGGTGAACAGGTCAACCTGATCTTCCGAGGCGCGCCAGAACTAGGCGCAAACGGTCTGTTACGCTTCTATCTGGTGCATGTCCTGTTGCTGCCGCTTATTTTGTATATCTTCGTGGGGGTCCATTATTACAAGGTCATTATTCATGGGCACAGTCTCCCACCGCAGTTGGAAAACATCGGTGAAGATACGGCCAAGCGTGTCCCCCTGGATAAGCGCGTTTACTACATCCCGGATATCTTAACCAACGAAATCACGTGGATCGCCGTTACAACGCTTATCATGACGATCTTGTGCATTTGGTTCTACCATGCACCGTTGGAAAATCATGCGAACCCGCAGGTAACGCCGCTCGGCACAACAGCGCCGTGGTACTTCTTGTGGATTCAGGGTGCGCTGAAGCTCGGCGATAAGTTCTTCTGGGGTCTTGTCTTCCCGACAGCGATGTTAGGCTTGCTGGCCGCTATCCCCTACCTGGATGTTGGCCCAAGTCGCCGCTATGCTCATCGTCGCTGGATGCTCTCCGCAGCAATGGGCCTGATCTCCTTTGCGACTATCCTGAGTTATATGGGTCTGCCAGAATTCGCCGTTGCGACTGCTGCGGAAACAGAAATTCTCCATGATCTGACGAAGGAACCTGCTCATAATGCGGTTGGTGCTGCTCGTACCATCCCCTTCGATCAAGCTGTTGTCGGCATGTATACGACAGAACAGTTCGAAGCGGTAGAAGGCCAATCAGAGCGCGATGCCGTCGCCCAGTTCGAGGCTGATCTGCGCGAAACGTACAACCTGTATACAACCGGGCAGATCGAAGCTCTGGGAGAAGGTACAGATCCGGCAGAGCTCACCATCAGAGAAACCAGCGTCTATGGCGCTATGGAAACAGCTTTGTCTGAAGGCCATCTGGCAAGCGGCAGCATCCCGGCCCGCTTCAGCCTGGTCCCAAGCGACGCACCAGAATTGGCTGCAGTGCTGCATGAGCTGAAGGAAGAAATCGAAAACCGCTCTCGTGAACTGCCCAACGCCTGGGGTGCGATCATCATCACACCTGCCCAGGGCAACCTGCGTCGCATTGATCTGGTTATCAGTTGGGATACTGTTGTTGTCGATGCGGGTGAACCTGAAGTGGATGAAAACGGGAATCCGGTATACGTCTATCAAACGGACCCAGTCACCGACGAAACGCTATTAGATGAAAACGGCGAGCCGATCATCGAGCGCAGCGTCGCAACAGAGCACATTTACTTGCACGAAGATTCGGCTTACTTCGACTAA
- a CDS encoding c-type cytochrome encodes MKGFLKNFIIPTLEGRILTGIVAFVALMILLGWVAINEPARMAAFEDQHLGRSIERGAELFAANCSTCHGPNGLGSAERAPGLNNPHLFGYDYLALVNADVSSYERQIDDLNDQLGDLLGVESGEDAREGERNELFAEIATLDRNTDEGAARAVEIAERIEEINALTDTNNEALQAQYQDLASQLESEDLTDDERADIQEQINALLSQNIPLHISVLESDLEPLYTERSEELAALEPAFIAGYLPGLQDAMASGDERAVSAILQEHTSRLAQNGFGGDLGSYITTTLIHGRPGSQYIWGNSQMVAWSQRGGGPLRDDEIEDIRNYILNWDRGDEWTLEDLYAVQQFGKLPGGTGAGGGEDVTRLADDPYNSDVVTITEALADVEGDAERGEAIYTGSALTEVGSRLGCGSCHIGGAAAPNTTDQWESIHSDILNQSQFAGYTAEQYIVESIIYPNAYIVEGWTAGAMPQDFDQQLSLQDMADIIAYIASYGE; translated from the coding sequence ATGAAAGGCTTCTTGAAAAATTTTATCATCCCGACGCTTGAAGGGCGTATCCTGACGGGCATCGTCGCCTTCGTGGCGCTCATGATCCTGCTGGGATGGGTTGCAATCAATGAACCAGCCCGTATGGCTGCCTTTGAAGATCAGCACCTTGGGCGTTCAATCGAACGTGGTGCAGAACTTTTCGCGGCCAACTGTTCAACGTGTCATGGACCTAATGGTCTCGGTAGTGCAGAACGCGCACCCGGCCTGAATAATCCACACTTGTTTGGTTATGACTACCTGGCCCTCGTCAATGCGGATGTTTCATCGTATGAACGCCAAATTGATGACTTGAATGACCAGCTTGGAGACCTTCTCGGTGTGGAATCGGGTGAAGATGCACGTGAAGGTGAGCGTAATGAGCTCTTTGCGGAAATCGCAACTCTCGACCGTAATACGGATGAAGGTGCAGCTCGTGCAGTAGAAATTGCCGAGCGCATCGAAGAGATCAACGCGCTGACAGATACAAATAACGAAGCGCTGCAAGCACAATATCAGGACTTGGCATCTCAACTAGAGAGCGAAGATCTGACTGATGATGAGCGTGCCGATATTCAGGAGCAGATCAACGCCCTGCTCTCACAGAATATCCCGCTGCATATCAGTGTGCTGGAATCCGATTTGGAGCCGCTCTATACTGAGCGTTCAGAAGAGCTTGCAGCATTGGAACCAGCATTTATCGCCGGGTACCTACCGGGCCTTCAGGATGCGATGGCCTCCGGCGATGAACGTGCCGTTTCAGCAATCTTGCAAGAGCACACATCCCGTCTGGCGCAAAATGGCTTCGGCGGTGACCTGGGCAGCTACATCACCACCACGCTGATTCATGGTCGTCCTGGCAGCCAGTACATCTGGGGTAATAGCCAGATGGTGGCCTGGTCACAACGTGGCGGTGGCCCACTGCGCGATGATGAAATTGAGGATATTCGCAACTACATCCTCAATTGGGATCGTGGCGATGAGTGGACGCTGGAAGACTTATACGCTGTACAGCAGTTCGGTAAGCTGCCGGGTGGCACAGGCGCTGGTGGTGGCGAAGACGTCACGAGACTGGCTGATGATCCGTACAATTCGGATGTCGTGACCATAACAGAAGCCCTGGCCGATGTCGAAGGCGATGCCGAACGTGGTGAAGCAATCTACACAGGTAGTGCCCTGACAGAAGTAGGCTCACGGTTGGGCTGTGGCAGTTGTCATATTGGTGGCGCTGCTGCCCCGAACACCACGGATCAGTGGGAATCCATTCACAGTGACATTCTCAATCAGTCCCAGTTCGCGGGTTATACAGCTGAACAGTACATCGTTGAAAGCATCATCTACCCGAATGCTTACATCGTCGAAGGTTGGACTGCTGGCGCAATGCCGCAGGACTTTGACCAGCAGCTTAGCCTGCAGGATATGGCCGATATCATCGCCTATATCGCAAGCTACGGCGAGTAA